The following is a genomic window from Nicotiana tabacum cultivar K326 chromosome 3, ASM71507v2, whole genome shotgun sequence.
ATTCGAAACCTCTGATTAAGAATGAAGGGATCCCGACAATCTCACAAAGTACACCAATTGGTGGTTAATGTTGCATGTTGTGCCTTACGTGAAATGCGATATAGTTAAATTCTACTTGCAATTGAATatgcttcttctttctttttttgggaGGGTGGGAATTGCTTTTATTAGGAATTTATTGAACATGAGATAATGAGAAAATTAATTTTGTCAATTGCTGATTAGATGGTGCCTTCTTGAATTTGCTACATAACATGGTATAGGCGTTTAAAAACTTCGATTTATTCTCAACAAGAAAAGATATGCTAATACATGGTTAGTTATCCATTTGCTTcagcatttctttttcttttgccaaaTGCAATATCATCTCCATGATCTTCCACTTTATGTTTGGAAATAGTCCTTATTCTGTACACAAACAACGGAAAAAAAGATTTAGACAATAAGTCAATTATAAGGTAATTATTGGCAAATCTTATAACCTGATAAAAATGGTGTGTCTAACATGTTATCATATGTTTAACTAACACAATCATgcaagaaaaattgaaactgccAGTATATAACTTAAATAGACTTGGAAATGCAGGGATAGAAAATGGGGGAAGGGGAAGAAGGACACGGATTGTCGACTTCTGGAGGAATAAGGAGAAGAGGATGTACACTTTCAAAGGATGATTTTCTGCCAGAGGAATCATTCAAGAGCTGGGGAAATTATGTAAATGCATTGAGTAATACACCAGCTCGGCTTTATGATCGAGTTGTGACACGTTCTGatgagcaagaagagatggatGCCAAGGCAAGAAGTGTGAACCAAATGAAGAGGAGCTTGAATTGGTGGGATCTCATGTGGTTTGGTTTAGGTGCACTTGTTGGTGCTGGAATATTTGTTCTTACTGGTCTTGAAGCTCGTACTGATGCTGGTCCAGCTGTTGTCCTAGCTTATGTTATTTCTGGGGTCTCAGCTATGTTAGCTGTATTTTGCTACACTGAGTTTGCTGTGGAGATTCCAGTGGCAGGTATGTAAAGTCACCTACATATCTGTATTTTACTAACTAGTAAAAGAATATTTACTTTATCAGGTCATCAAAGATAAAAAGGCAGGATTAGTAACTTGGAAAATAAGATAGATTATCTACTATAATAGCTTAAAATACATTGATTCTGTAAAAAATCTTTGCACTATCATTATGTGTTTAAGTAAATCCCTTTTTTATGGTACATTAGTAAATTAAATCTCTTGATGAGCGATATCCATCTTCAATACCTTTTGACTAGACTTTGTCCATATCCTTTTGACACTCGTTCATCTTACCTTTTATTCTGGTAAATTGGTGCTTAATGATTTATGAGCCCTGTGGAATGATCCCTCTCCTTGATTTCCTAATAAGTTTTTATTgtagttgaaatttgaaagtatcCTAAAACCACGAATAAAGAAAATTAACTGTAAAATCTTAAAACTTTTTGCAAGTTAGGTGAACTAAAGAGAAAGAACTTAATTCCCTGAAGTGCATTATTACTTATTTCATGATCATCTCCAAAGACACTGTGAAAAGCAATATCTCCAGTTTTATTCTGAACAACCCCATATGTGCATATTTGTACGTACACTTCCACAGTCACTTTCCATTAGAATTTTTGCAGCAAGCAAGTCAAAAGTTTCAGAATTGTACAGAGCTGCAGTTAAAAGACAAGCATTTCGCCTGTATACTGGTATTGTAGCCACGAGCCACGATATGGGCAGGGGCGAGTGTTTGAGCACCAATCTTATAACTTTTTCTGACATAATGTGCAATTTTGAGGAAGGTACCTTGAGATTGAGAACACTATTTTTTTCTATTCTTATCTTCTTCTTGATTTGTTGACAATGATTTCTCCAACTTGTGTCATAAATAtgcaattttttcttcttcttatgctCAAATGCTTTCGTTATGTCAATTAAGTTTATGAACAAAATTCTCATACAAAAGGTTTAACATCTTTGATAGGTGGTTCATTTGCTTACTTAAGGGTGGAGCTCGGTGACTTTGTAGCATTTATAGCAGCTGGTAACATACTTCTTGAATATGTGATTGGTTCAGCCGCAATGGCTCGCTCATGGACTTCCTATTTTGCCACTCTTTGTGGCCGCCAACCTGACGATTTCCGGATCGTGGTAAATTCTCTAGCAGAAGGCTACAATCGCCTTGATCCGATAGCCATCGGTGTCTGCATTATAATTTCCATCATTGCATGTAATAGCACCAAAGCTTCTTCTAGGATCAACTATATTGCATCAGTTGTTCATGTCCTAATCCTCCTCTTCATCATTGTTGCTGGTTTAATCCATGCGGATACCAAAAACTTCACCCCCTTTATGCCATTTGGTCCTCGTGGTGTATTCAAAGCATCGGCTGTGTTGTTTTTCGCTTATACTGGTTTTGATGCTGTTTCAACTATGGCCGAGGAAACCAAGAATCCTGCTAGGGACATCCCTATTGGCCTAGTTGGTTCTGTTTTATTGACCACTGTGTTGTATTGTGCATTGGCTGCTGTTCTTTGTCTTATGCAATCGTACAAGAATATCGATGTCAACGCCCCGTTTTCAGTTGCATTTGAGGCTGTTGGTTTAGGCTGGGGAAAGTATGTGGTTGCTGCAGGTGCATTAAAAGGGATGACCTCTGTTTTGCTAGTGAACTGTGTAGGCCAAGCTCGTTATCTAACACACATTTCCAGAACTCACATGATGCCCCCTTGGTTTTCTTATGTAAATGCAAAATCAGGAACACCAGTCAATGCTACTATATTCATGATGACATCTAGTGCACTTCTTGCCTTATTTACAAGTCTTGATATTCTTTCAAACCTTTTGTCTATCTCCACACTCTTTATCTTCATTCTTGTGGCACTTGCTCTTCTTGTTCGACGTTACTATGTCAGTAATGTGACCACTAAAGAGAATCGAAACAAGCTCCTCGTGTTACTTGCACTCATTGTGGCATCATCTATTGGCACTGCTACTATTTGGGGTGTTACAGATGATTGGAAAGGATATTGTGTCACATTGCCAATATGGTTCTTGGCAACTGCTGGAATATCAATTTTGGTGCCAAAAGCTAGGAGTCCAAAGGTATGGGGTGTACCTTTGGTACCATGGGTACCATCTGTATCCATTGCCATAAATTTCTTTCTTCTAGCTTCCATGGATAAGGATTCTTTTATACGGTTCGCAGTTTGGACTGTCCTTTTGTTGGTATATTATGTGCTCTTGGGGTTGCATGCCTCTTATGACACTGCCAAGGAGCTTGAGAAGAATGCAGAATGGGGAAAAGTTGAAGGAGGAAATGCTTCTTCACTTACAAATGCTGGAGATACCAAAAGTGAGCCAGTTCCTTCAAGTAAATAAATTAGGCTCTATTTAGCATTTCATAATTTTGTACTAtccaattcttttatttttttaatttttttttattttcttttcggTTGAATTTCTATCCTAcatgttgaatttttttttacatttgaGAATTTGGATTAGGTGAAACGGTGCTATAATTTTTTCCTGTAAATTTGAATTGTATAGGGAAAAAAAAATTGTGTCCTATAAGAGATCTATGGCTcattcatctttctttctttttttcactcaaacaatccttaaaaatcttataatcttaaaaaattaataaatactaGAATGCTATTTGATCAATAATGCATTTGATTCTAAATTTTCATAGTTACTACGGGTAAACTTCAATTCATATATGCATGGCCCAGGTGATAATATTATACAGATAGCCTATTTTGAATGCACAGGCGTTAcaaaaaatcgaaaaatcgaACTTACATATAAATATCATTTTTCAAAGGTAATTAAAATTTAATGTAGTTTTTTCTTTGTCTAGACATATTTGTTATCCTAACCTGGGATGTAACATTTAATATGCTTAATATAGATGACTCATTTTTGCTTATTTAAATGCTTGATTCTAATGCGTACGGTCACTTGTGTTGTTCAAAtacttcaatttctttgttcTTTTATGTTTACGAGCCAAGATTGATTAAGCTCATATTTCTTTTCCGATGTTGAGATATTTGTTTTATTGACAACTCCTAAAAATAAACGGAGCATGTCATTTAGGTTTTGCAACGAATTTGCATCCTATATTGAATATTTTTAGGAGTTATATGCTTATTCGTTTTAATTACTGAAGTTTGATTAAGCTTGAACGTACATATGAATATAAGTTCCTCATTAAAATAATGAAAGGAAACAATTATCATGTACGATGGAGAAAATATCTGACataaaaatatttgaataaaTCACGATGGTTTGCCCATTTGTTCGAAGTATTGCGTGCTAAAGATAGATGGGCTTACCaaaagggagaaattcaaaaatagtcagatttataactggtcgttcaaaaatagcccagtttcaaaagtaatcaaaatttagccacttttcatataaagataaatttgagcaaaaacactgttcaaaacccgaaaaatacgctagtatattatgctggagttccagcataagtatacttgaactccaacatattatactggagttccaggataagtatgttggaactccagcataatatgatggagtttcagcataagtacactagaactccagcataatatactggagttccagcaagtataattgtccagtataatatgttggagttcatacacaggtgcaccgaactccagtatattatgttggaccggtctctgttgcaacaaaatagtggctatttttcattgactcggtaaatgctggctatttttgaatgaccagtccgaaaactggctataccgtgctatttttacaaaaaattatcGGTAGCTCTCACTCATTGATCGATTGACTGACTTGAATtaaatatgcaaaaaaaaaaaaaaaaaaaaaaaaaattgaggggGAGCAGGGGCACTGCGAGCACCTACTTTTTGACCATAATCGAATTTTTTACcactttttagtatgtaaatattctttgagtttaatctacatattttagcttttgttttaccaTTTATAGATTTTTCTTAGGAAATTAATACTCACAAAAGATTCACATTTTTGAATTACTAGCTTTTTTttaatttgcaaaagaaaaaaattcacaaaaatatgtttttcCTTCTAATTTTGGTAAGACAAGCAATTTTATATTGTAGTATCTTTAATTTTGATTATCtttaataagaaaaaagaaaaaaaaaagaaaatcacggaatgcgggagtgcctcacaccttcttccggattaacagaatttcttactcggtCTTCTGCATTCGTGGACCATAAAtggagtcaatttcctcgatctGGGATtcttaaaataaaccggtgacttgggataccataataattattccaagtggcgattctgattaaataaataatctcatttcgaattatgtcactttaattggaaaaactccctcatcttcggaaaaaggaggtgtgatttGCGCAAAAAAAagtcaatttttctttttgtatgtAAATGGAACCAAATCAAACCACGAACACAGTATTACATCACTGTTTATCTAGTTTTAGAATACGTGCTTTGAGCGTGTACCCATATCAATGagtatataattttaaaataactagTTTTCGGGTACGCCCATTGCGCGTGTACCTAATCTTGatgaataatatttttaaaaaaatcacatatatattatattaaaatagagtttgatttataaaataaaattttaagctCCAAAATTTAATGAATGTTGAACCTACATAGCTAAgttaataaaggaagaaactcattcaTCATTCCATATATTCAACTTAAACATAGTTATAATTTTATAATTTCTTCACCTTCGTAACTTTGGAAGATTTAAGAGCCTTAATTTCTGTCTTTTAAAAGCTATTTTCAAGTTGGTcgagttttttgtttttttggtcatttttcaagtTTATTCTGTAAGATCCAAACAGTATGAAGTAACTAAAATAAGACAATGATTTTTTCTTTCTCGCGCATAAAATacaaattgttttattttttaatcatTAAGAATTACTATATGAATTTTGTCCGACGGAATAAAAAAAAAGTTCTTATCGCTAAAGTGAAAACCACAAATCAATTTTAAGATGCATAATATGAGTTGAGCTAAAAAGTCTCGTATGTAAAGAATTTAATGTCTAACTTAACTTTTAACATGCTTaaaatttcatactataaataatTACAAACTGAAAAGTTTAACTTTTAACATGGCTTATTTTATACAATTATTCAATTAGAAAAAGACTTTATATATTATTTCGATTCCATACCTTAATTTACACTGGCTTGACATTTTCAGGGCTATTTTTTATTCTTCTTCCAATTGAATTTCTACTGATCACCTCGTCGCAAGTGCCTGTTCCAACTCCAGTTCATATTAAGTGAAGAATAAAAGCTTCAATTCGTAATCTCTTTAcaaatttaaagaagaaattaaaagaggCGCACAAAAAAATTAAAGCACATATAACATATACGCAACATcacaaatagaaaagaaaagaacctACTATGATTGCACAAATATAGAATAGAAAAGATGTTTATCTCTTAGGATGGCTGAAAAGAAATACAAGAACGTGGAGAGGAAGGGTTCCGTTTTAATATTTTAGTATGGCCAAATACATAGCCACCACTTAAACTTGTCACTatttttcatttagacacctCAATTACAACAGTGACCTATTAGACACTCCGACTATATTCCAACTGTGCCTATTGAGCACCTCATATAAACTCTTCCACAAAAGTTAACTGCGTGATTGTCAAGCGCTCGAACATAGCAGACCAAAGAATCATTTAATGACATGtggaaaataaagaaagacacaaaCCCTTCTCCGATTTCTTCATCTCTCCTCCTGCTTGGATTACTCCAGTGCGGCACGAAGCTGCTGATGCCGAGTCGGCTCCTATGCCGCTAGCTATGCCCTGCTTCGTCTTCGTTGCCCTTCCTTGTTAATATTTTCCTTCTTATGTTAACTAGTTTGGGGAAGTTGTTGATCTTAATCTTGTTAGGGACAGAAATAGGCAATCAAAAGGGGTTCGATTTTCTTGCTTATGAGGATCAGAGAAGCCGAAATCTTGATGTGGGTCTAtctctatttctctttctttctttctttcttttttcttttgttacttTGGCTATCACTTAGCAATTTGATACTGGATTAGAAGGTAACTTGAATGGCGCTCAAAATTGTGGTCGAATAATACAAAGATGAAAAAGGGGAATGAGCGCTTTCCAAAGGGGTGAATGCATTTGTAGTTCTTAGTGCAAGTTCTCTGATGCTTTAGCACTATAGCGTTCTTCTTTCTTTAGATTTCATCTGCTTTCATGCTATTGTAGTTTGAAATATCACTTCTGAATATGGAGAAATTGTATCAGTTGGTGTATGGAAGAGAACTGATGTGCGTTGCTTGCTGTTCAAATGCAACATCTAAAACAATAACAAATGATTAATGTAATTAATGGTGTTAATTAGAAGGAATAATAAAACAAAGGGGGTATAAAATGGTGGCCTGAACTAATCGGCGATGGAGTAGAAGGAAGATAAGTGTGGAGAGAGCGCAAGATGTTGGATATCTTTTAGTCATCGACCTTTATTTCATTCATTCACGCGCTCAAACTTGGGTGAGATTCATACTTTGTGCCAAGTCAGCGTGAGGTGCTCAATAGGCACAGTTGAAATATAGTTGGAGTGTCTAATAGGTCACTGCTGTAATTGAGGTGTCTAAATGGAAAATAGTGACAAGTTTAAGGGGCTGGCTATGTATTTGGCCTTTTAGTataatttatataaggtaaatcCTAGTTTATTACATACTTGgaattaaaatatttacacggtaaaatatttatgatttaaagtcctaaatattaggatagCCAATATGGTTAGTTAAAGAAAGGTTAaataatattaagaaaataataaaattacagaTTTgtccaatataaaaaaaaaattaagggtaaaaaagacgaacgacatttcactaAAGGCATTCGTGCTTTTAGTATAGTATTAATATTAGGATACGCACGTTGCGTGTGTACCTTATCTTCATAAATATATATTTgtgaaaaattatataaatagtaCGTACTATATTAACAAATAacgtttgagttataaaataaaagttaaaaaagtGAGTTCCTAAAAATGACGAGCATTAATCATATTTAACTAACTCAACAAATAAAGAAACAGTGACAATAGAAGTCCTCAATCATCTTACTCAATATTTGTTTCAGCTTTATAATTTCATTAGTACAATTTTACAAGTTATCGTGCTTAAGaggtttttctttttttgaaatccTTTTGAAAAGTATATACTCTcaagtttattttagaaaacacAAACGGAGTCAGTTAACTAACAAAATGTATTTTTTTCAGAAACAAAATGTAAATTATCTATTTCTTTAATAAAAAAAAGTACTATAGAAATTATAATTTAacccaagaaaaagaaataaattacGAGGATTTGACCAAACAAGTTGTATGTTTGCGAGATAAGGGTGTCGAACATTATCAAGGAGATTAAAGTCTTATATTCAATAAGAAAATCTCTTATACAACATTAAGGTGCAGATCTAcacgacatattttatatttgtaGCAATTATTATTGACATCCATATTCCAAAATTATAAATTCTTAGTTACATCCGTATTCCTAGCATCTCCAATAATGAGGccaatttctttctcttttttttttaatagtttTGAACCATgcagtcctgtgtgacaagaaggtaccACTGAAACTCAAAAGTAAGTTCTACAGAGCGGTGGTTAGGCCGGCTATGTTATATGGGGCTGAGTGCTGACCAGTTAAgaattcacatatccagaagatgaaagtagccgagatgaggatgttgagatggatgtgcgggcatactaaaCTGGATAAGataaggaatgaagatattcaggAGAAGGTGGGTGTTGCTCCCGTGGACgacaagatgtgggaagcgaggcttaggtgGTTTGGACACGTGCGGAGGAGAACCATAGATTCCCTGGTTAGGAGGTGCAAGCGGTTGGCTTTggcaggtacgagaagaggtagagggcggcctaagaagaaTTGGGGTTAGGTGATCAGGCAAGACATGACGCatcttcagatttccgaggacatggctcttgataggaacgtgtggaggtcgagcattatgGTTGTAGGCTAAGGGTAGTGCATATTGTTTCTCTCTTTGTACCGGGTAGTCTGATAGAGCTTTGCCTATGTTTGGTAGCGGTCTATGTTGTGTTCACACTATTTTGTTGTTTTGCATAGGATTGTATTACTGCACTCCCTTTCACCTATTTGGTATATTTTAAGATATTATTATTACTCCTCTTGCTTCTTTTGTTGTTACAGATCTCTTCTTGCATTTCTTTTCTGATATTATTATCTCTtttgttgagccgagggtctcccggaaacagcctctctacccttccgaggtaggggtaaggtctgcgtacatcctacccttcccagactccactagtgaaattttactgggtatattgttgttgttattgtagttTTGAACCATGCACTCTATCAATTGTACCTTGTTATATCTTTATAAACGATTACTTTTTAGTAAATAGTTAAGTCTTATGTTTCTAATTTTATGTTAAAAAAATTCGTTAGATCTTTTTGCAAAAGCTCACAGAAATTAAACGTGCTAACCACTGATATTTCTCatgtaatatatataaaaaagtttataatataaatatagtaCTTATAAAAAACTACAAGAATATCATTTAACTTGATTTGTAATGAATTGATAGCTATGTAGAAACCACAAGAATATTTGTCACTACAAAATTCATGAAGTCATTTATTA
Proteins encoded in this region:
- the LOC107784711 gene encoding cationic amino acid transporter 1-like → MGEGEEGHGLSTSGGIRRRGCTLSKDDFLPEESFKSWGNYVNALSNTPARLYDRVVTRSDEQEEMDAKARSVNQMKRSLNWWDLMWFGLGALVGAGIFVLTGLEARTDAGPAVVLAYVISGVSAMLAVFCYTEFAVEIPVAGGSFAYLRVELGDFVAFIAAGNILLEYVIGSAAMARSWTSYFATLCGRQPDDFRIVVNSLAEGYNRLDPIAIGVCIIISIIACNSTKASSRINYIASVVHVLILLFIIVAGLIHADTKNFTPFMPFGPRGVFKASAVLFFAYTGFDAVSTMAEETKNPARDIPIGLVGSVLLTTVLYCALAAVLCLMQSYKNIDVNAPFSVAFEAVGLGWGKYVVAAGALKGMTSVLLVNCVGQARYLTHISRTHMMPPWFSYVNAKSGTPVNATIFMMTSSALLALFTSLDILSNLLSISTLFIFILVALALLVRRYYVSNVTTKENRNKLLVLLALIVASSIGTATIWGVTDDWKGYCVTLPIWFLATAGISILVPKARSPKVWGVPLVPWVPSVSIAINFFLLASMDKDSFIRFAVWTVLLLVYYVLLGLHASYDTAKELEKNAEWGKVEGGNASSLTNAGDTKSEPVPSSK